One window of Pseudacidobacterium ailaaui genomic DNA carries:
- a CDS encoding carbonic anhydrase has translation MEKLIAGYKKFRSEVYPEKQDLFQQLAQSQNPQALFLTCSDSRIVPDLVLQTGPGDLFHCRDVGNIVPPYGEMPGGVSATIEYAVSVLKVRHFIICGHSDCGAMKGLLNHRSLDSLPNAASWLRFSRPALETIEKTLGPEASYDQRLQTLIRANVVRQMEHARTHPSVAAALASGQLLLHGWTYDIPHGIVEAFHPESSQFLSLDQMPLPVHAK, from the coding sequence ATGGAAAAATTAATTGCGGGATATAAGAAATTTCGTTCCGAAGTCTACCCTGAAAAGCAGGACCTGTTCCAGCAGCTGGCGCAATCGCAGAACCCTCAAGCGCTTTTTCTGACCTGCTCAGATTCGCGCATTGTCCCGGACCTGGTCTTGCAAACGGGCCCCGGAGACCTCTTCCACTGCCGCGACGTGGGCAACATTGTGCCTCCTTACGGAGAAATGCCGGGAGGTGTTTCCGCCACCATCGAGTATGCCGTCAGTGTGCTGAAAGTAAGGCACTTTATCATCTGTGGGCATTCCGACTGCGGGGCCATGAAAGGCCTGCTCAATCACCGCAGCCTCGACAGCCTGCCCAATGCCGCCTCGTGGCTGCGTTTTTCCCGGCCTGCTCTGGAGACCATAGAAAAAACGCTTGGTCCCGAGGCTTCGTACGACCAGCGCCTTCAGACATTGATCCGGGCAAATGTGGTCCGCCAGATGGAGCATGCCCGCACACATCCTTCGGTAGCTGCGGCCCTGGCCAGCGGACAACTTCTGCTCCACGGATGGACCTATGACATTCCCCATGGCATCGTTGAGGCGTTCCATCCTGAAAGCAGTCAATTTCTTTCTCTTGATCAGATGCCACTACCGGTCCACGCAAAGTAA
- the murJ gene encoding murein biosynthesis integral membrane protein MurJ, with protein MTATTPSKTSSSKAAAVAVASGILFSRVIGLVRERVFAHYFGTSAAADAFRAAFRIPNFLQNLFGEGVLSASFIPVYARLRAEGRHEEASRLAEAIFALLFLVTSVLVGAGIFAAPWLIDAIAPGFHGETRLLTIRLVQLLFPGAALLVFSAWCLGILNSHRKFFLSYAAPVVWNLAIIAVLVWKGGNQTESRLAVTAAIGSVVGSGLQFLIQLPRVMRFLWPLRAHLQLGSEQVRAVTRSFTPVFFSRGVVQISAYVDSLLASFLPQGAVAVLSYAQTLSLLPVSLFGMAVSAAELPAMSSELGTEEEVASALRKRLAAGLQNISFFVVPSAVAFLALGDMIVSIIYRSGRFHGSDVTVVWRVLAGSAVGLLASTSGRLYSSAFYALRNTRTPLYFALIRVALTVALGYCCALPLPRMLGIDRLWGVAGLTFSAGIAGWVEFMLLRHALHRRIGTAPFSGVRLAKLWMAAALAAAIAYGVKQIFSAQRTLVLAAGVLVVYALCYLTLTMMLGVALPTRLKRLLRRE; from the coding sequence TTGACTGCGACAACTCCCAGTAAAACTTCTTCTTCCAAAGCGGCGGCAGTTGCTGTTGCCTCAGGAATTCTATTCAGCCGCGTGATTGGTCTGGTCCGGGAGCGCGTCTTTGCGCATTATTTTGGTACTTCCGCTGCGGCAGATGCCTTTCGCGCCGCCTTCCGCATCCCCAATTTTCTGCAGAACCTCTTCGGCGAAGGCGTGCTCTCGGCATCGTTCATCCCGGTATATGCCCGTCTGCGTGCGGAGGGACGTCATGAGGAAGCTTCCCGGCTGGCTGAGGCCATCTTCGCCCTGCTTTTTCTGGTGACGTCTGTATTGGTCGGGGCCGGAATCTTTGCCGCTCCCTGGCTGATTGATGCCATTGCTCCCGGATTTCATGGAGAAACCCGTCTATTGACCATCCGGCTGGTACAGTTGCTCTTTCCCGGGGCTGCCCTGCTGGTTTTTTCTGCCTGGTGCCTGGGGATCCTGAACAGCCACCGGAAATTCTTCCTCTCCTATGCGGCCCCGGTGGTGTGGAATTTGGCCATCATCGCTGTTCTTGTCTGGAAGGGTGGGAATCAGACCGAATCCAGACTGGCGGTGACTGCGGCCATTGGATCGGTAGTGGGCAGCGGATTGCAGTTTTTGATCCAGCTCCCAAGGGTGATGCGGTTTTTATGGCCCCTCCGGGCGCATTTACAGCTCGGTTCTGAACAGGTACGGGCTGTGACGCGGAGCTTTACGCCGGTGTTTTTCAGCCGCGGCGTGGTACAGATCAGCGCTTATGTTGACTCGCTGCTGGCCAGCTTTCTTCCTCAGGGCGCTGTGGCCGTTTTGAGCTATGCACAGACCCTCAGTCTTCTGCCGGTCAGCCTTTTTGGAATGGCAGTTTCTGCGGCGGAACTGCCAGCCATGTCGAGCGAGCTGGGCACCGAGGAGGAAGTTGCTTCTGCGCTGCGTAAGCGTCTGGCCGCCGGACTGCAGAATATTTCTTTTTTTGTTGTGCCTTCGGCCGTTGCGTTTCTGGCGCTGGGCGACATGATTGTCTCCATCATCTACCGTTCCGGAAGGTTCCACGGCAGTGATGTAACCGTCGTCTGGAGGGTGCTTGCCGGCTCGGCAGTTGGTCTACTGGCCTCCACTTCTGGAAGACTCTATTCATCGGCCTTTTACGCCTTGCGTAATACCAGGACCCCGCTGTATTTTGCGCTCATCCGCGTAGCATTGACGGTTGCTCTGGGCTATTGTTGCGCCCTTCCTCTGCCCCGGATGCTGGGAATCGACCGCCTATGGGGCGTGGCCGGGCTTACATTTTCAGCCGGGATTGCAGGCTGGGTGGAATTTATGCTGCTGCGGCATGCTTTGCACCGCCGGATTGGAACGGCCCCGTTCTCCGGGGTACGGCTGGCAAAGCTCTGGATGGCTGCAGCGTTGGCGGCGGCCATTGCTTACGGCGTCAAGCAGATTTTTTCCGCACAGCGGACGTTGGTTCTGGCTGCTGGGGTTCTGGTGGTCTATGCGCTGTGCTATCTCACACTGACAATGATGCTGGGGGTGGCTCTTCCGACGAGGCTGAAGCGGCTCCTGCGGCGGGAATAA
- a CDS encoding 2,3,4,5-tetrahydropyridine-2,6-dicarboxylate N-succinyltransferase — protein sequence MQTNDLQKSIEEYFAAGAAAVGNSAAMAAFQQLCDCLENGTLRSAEPDPAAPTGWRVNAWVKRGILLGFRLGKLVASGEDLSFVDKHTYPVRRFTPEDGIRIVPGGSSVRSGAYLAKSVVCMPPMYINVGAYVDEGAMVDSHALVGSCAQIGKRVHLSAAAQIGGVLEPVNASPVILEDDVLIGGNCGVYEGTIVRRGAVLAAGTVLTRGTPVYDIVNETILRASGETPLIIPENAVVVPGARAVTKGKGRDWGLSIYTPVIVKYRDEKTELSLMLEDLLR from the coding sequence ATGCAGACCAACGATCTACAGAAAAGTATTGAAGAGTATTTTGCTGCTGGCGCTGCGGCTGTGGGCAATTCGGCGGCCATGGCGGCATTTCAACAACTGTGCGACTGCCTGGAAAACGGCACGCTGCGTTCTGCCGAACCGGACCCTGCTGCTCCTACAGGCTGGCGGGTCAATGCCTGGGTGAAGCGGGGCATCCTGCTGGGTTTCCGACTCGGAAAACTGGTTGCCTCTGGAGAAGACCTTTCGTTTGTCGACAAACACACGTATCCAGTGCGTAGATTCACTCCGGAAGACGGTATTCGCATCGTCCCCGGGGGGTCATCGGTCCGCTCCGGCGCATATCTGGCAAAATCCGTCGTTTGCATGCCTCCGATGTATATCAATGTGGGTGCCTATGTCGACGAAGGAGCCATGGTGGACTCTCATGCTCTGGTAGGAAGCTGCGCGCAGATCGGCAAACGCGTCCACTTGAGTGCTGCCGCACAAATTGGTGGCGTACTGGAGCCGGTAAACGCGAGCCCTGTGATTCTGGAAGACGATGTACTGATCGGGGGAAATTGCGGAGTCTATGAAGGCACGATCGTGCGCAGAGGAGCCGTGCTTGCCGCCGGAACAGTGCTGACCCGCGGCACCCCCGTCTATGACATCGTGAATGAAACGATCCTGCGGGCATCTGGCGAAACTCCACTGATCATTCCCGAAAATGCCGTAGTGGTACCGGGCGCGCGTGCGGTCACGAAAGGCAAAGGACGTGACTGGGGACTCAGCATCTACACTCCGGTAATCGTCAAATATCGTGACGAAAAGACAGAACTTAGCCTTATGCTGGAAGACCTGCTACGTTGA
- the dapA gene encoding 4-hydroxy-tetrahydrodipicolinate synthase codes for MDLKGCGTALVTPFRADGAIDEPALRALAAWQIESGINWLVACGTTAETPTLDEGEWLRVIHIVTDAAAGRVPVWAGCTHNATREAVRKAQAAAQIPGVSAILVANPYYNKPGQEGQYQHFKAIADAVSLPVILYNIPGRTGTNLEPATVLRLIENAPNIVGIKESSGNLPQITELLTQTPQHFHVYAGDDNMALGVIAVGGAGLVSVASHEIPGEMAQMVQAALQGDWDTARRINRTYYRLMQANFWETNPAPVKAILAMMGRIEEHCRLPIIPVTPATRSRLEKVASEAGLLIKAIP; via the coding sequence ATGGACTTAAAAGGTTGCGGCACCGCACTGGTGACTCCGTTTCGCGCCGATGGCGCCATTGACGAACCGGCACTGCGAGCACTTGCCGCCTGGCAAATCGAAAGCGGAATCAACTGGCTGGTGGCCTGTGGAACAACGGCAGAGACTCCCACGCTTGATGAAGGCGAATGGCTGCGGGTCATTCATATTGTGACGGATGCGGCGGCGGGCCGTGTTCCCGTCTGGGCAGGATGCACACACAACGCAACCCGGGAGGCTGTGCGCAAAGCACAGGCAGCAGCACAGATCCCTGGCGTCTCTGCAATTCTGGTGGCAAACCCTTATTACAACAAACCTGGCCAGGAGGGTCAGTATCAGCACTTCAAGGCCATCGCAGATGCCGTGTCCCTCCCCGTCATTCTCTACAACATTCCCGGACGCACCGGCACCAACCTCGAACCGGCCACTGTTCTGCGTCTGATTGAAAATGCTCCGAACATTGTGGGCATCAAAGAATCCAGTGGCAATCTGCCTCAGATCACTGAACTGCTTACGCAAACGCCGCAGCACTTTCACGTATATGCCGGAGACGATAACATGGCCCTCGGTGTCATCGCAGTCGGCGGGGCCGGCCTTGTTTCGGTTGCTTCTCATGAAATTCCTGGCGAAATGGCGCAGATGGTCCAGGCAGCGCTTCAAGGTGACTGGGACACAGCGCGCCGCATCAATCGCACCTACTATCGCCTGATGCAGGCCAATTTCTGGGAGACGAATCCTGCTCCGGTGAAGGCCATCCTTGCCATGATGGGCCGCATCGAGGAACATTGCCGGCTGCCTATTATTCCAGTCACACCTGCTACCCGATCTAGGCTGGAAAAGGTGGCCAGTGAAGCAGGTCTGCTGATCAAGGCCATCCCCTAG
- a CDS encoding carboxypeptidase-like regulatory domain-containing protein → MPVRWRTRLTLLALAFFGLTPMMLAQSDSSSISGTITDSAGAVVPHATITIRNEATSESRTAISNDAGFYTASNLPPGNYTIHIEAQGFQTFVQEHTHLDPSIGLRVDAALKIGSSSTTVNVVANANVVQTETAAVGQLVTRQQVQAIQLNGRNPIYLAQLEPGVRRGNSISAFGFGLDNPFNINGSNYRENGQIWDGAPMVRSRGNGTSVGVADVDSTSEMQILTAAYPAEYGRASGGLIRIVPRSGTSEFHGSLFEYLRNSFFNANTWVRKLPSNPENIRNHPSAFRFNQFGWNFSGPVYIPGLHFNEGRRKLFFLAGQEYLRYRHDDTVTRKVPTLLMRQGDFSELLNPSNIFYGKSIQLVDPNTGANYPNNLIPANERSSNGLGLLNAYPAPNVSNPSYNWIDAAIYPEDQRKDTLVVDYVPADNHHLRFSLLNYNYDSVSPHYGNFNRTPQVWHRPNQVAVVHYTWTINPSTVNDAYVSGSADHVRIGYDLSKGLYDRTKYGINYPYLFPAADKEIPNKIPTINIANFDTLDGGPYPSHSGGVVWDFGDSLTKVIGKHTWKFGFLYERESQNDFDQINVSSTTPGATNNQNGLFRFTDTHGGAPTSKAAVANAALGLFDTYGEIGIRSYTIYLSNMYEYFAQDTWRATPNLVIEYGVRHSIMLPYYAKWGNQTFFSPAVYDPATAPTVNPTTGFVSGSNLMDGIVIPGSGFPDSAKGHVPDNILNNSYYKTLFHGFDRGYNPVVWTNIQPRVGITYSLDPRTVLRAGGGRYFDRLGVSDTVHLGGNPPFQPSGTVSFGSVDNPGGIGTNNYPINMTSYAYHFPSPEAWSWTLTAEHEFSEVGVFTLGYVGRRGLHLQHLENINQLLPGTLIRTPVSKPDVLRTYQGYSVIQQQTNDGKSIYHALQADLRRRVTHGLMFGIAYTWSKSMDSTSDAGNNIPNYYDPMEFWGPSDYDTRNIVVINYVWNIPFANSSSSWAIRNVFGRWQISGTSQFQSGSPLSVSTGDDFAGVGPGSGNQLWVRTGPVQMLKQSSPNNSRNAYWFNKQIFQKPAAGTFAPRETRNQIYGPGFQSWNIAMQKAFPVIPSHENNQLIFRAEAFNFTNHPNLSNPDTNPTSSTFGKVTTKGSTYASDRQLQFSLRYQF, encoded by the coding sequence ATGCCTGTCCGCTGGCGGACTCGCCTGACGCTGCTTGCCCTCGCATTCTTTGGATTGACTCCAATGATGCTGGCGCAGTCTGATTCATCATCCATTTCCGGAACAATCACCGATTCAGCAGGGGCCGTTGTTCCGCATGCAACCATCACGATAAGGAACGAAGCCACATCAGAGTCCCGGACCGCGATATCCAATGATGCTGGTTTTTACACAGCTTCTAACTTGCCACCGGGGAACTATACCATCCACATCGAGGCCCAGGGTTTTCAAACCTTCGTTCAGGAACATACCCATCTCGACCCCAGCATTGGGCTTCGCGTGGATGCGGCCCTGAAGATTGGCAGTTCCTCTACCACGGTCAATGTGGTTGCAAATGCGAATGTGGTCCAGACAGAAACTGCTGCGGTAGGCCAGCTAGTCACCAGACAACAGGTGCAGGCCATCCAACTCAACGGACGCAACCCGATCTATCTGGCACAACTTGAGCCTGGTGTACGCCGTGGCAACTCAATTTCAGCTTTTGGTTTTGGATTGGACAACCCATTCAATATCAATGGCTCAAATTATCGTGAGAACGGTCAGATATGGGACGGAGCGCCCATGGTACGCAGTCGCGGCAATGGGACCAGTGTCGGCGTAGCTGATGTGGATTCCACGTCAGAAATGCAGATTCTCACCGCCGCATATCCCGCTGAATACGGCCGGGCGTCCGGAGGGCTCATCCGCATTGTTCCGCGAAGCGGTACCAGCGAGTTTCATGGTTCACTTTTTGAATATCTGCGCAACTCGTTTTTTAATGCAAATACCTGGGTCCGCAAGCTTCCCTCGAACCCGGAGAACATCCGCAACCACCCCTCCGCTTTTCGTTTCAATCAGTTCGGTTGGAACTTTAGCGGGCCCGTTTACATTCCTGGACTTCATTTCAATGAGGGCCGTAGAAAACTTTTCTTTTTGGCTGGTCAGGAGTATTTGCGATATCGCCATGACGACACCGTCACTCGTAAAGTACCGACGCTACTGATGCGACAGGGCGATTTCAGCGAACTCCTGAATCCCAGTAATATTTTTTATGGAAAATCCATTCAGCTTGTTGACCCGAATACAGGCGCGAATTATCCAAACAACCTCATTCCTGCAAATGAACGGAGCAGCAACGGCCTGGGCCTTCTGAATGCTTATCCGGCACCCAATGTGAGCAATCCTAGCTATAACTGGATTGACGCTGCCATTTATCCTGAAGATCAGCGCAAAGACACGCTGGTTGTAGATTATGTTCCTGCCGACAACCATCACCTGCGGTTTTCGCTACTGAACTATAACTATGACAGCGTTTCTCCTCACTATGGCAACTTTAATCGCACACCGCAGGTCTGGCACCGGCCAAACCAGGTTGCCGTCGTCCACTACACATGGACAATAAACCCCTCCACAGTGAATGATGCGTATGTTTCCGGCAGTGCAGACCACGTGCGGATCGGCTATGACCTTTCCAAGGGACTGTACGATCGCACAAAGTACGGCATCAATTACCCCTATCTCTTCCCAGCAGCAGACAAGGAAATTCCAAACAAAATTCCTACCATTAACATTGCAAACTTCGATACGCTCGACGGCGGCCCTTATCCGTCCCATTCAGGCGGGGTGGTCTGGGACTTCGGAGACAGTCTGACGAAGGTCATTGGCAAACATACGTGGAAGTTTGGGTTTCTTTATGAACGTGAAAGCCAGAATGACTTTGACCAGATTAACGTCAGCTCAACTACGCCCGGAGCGACCAACAACCAAAATGGTCTGTTCCGTTTTACGGATACGCATGGTGGCGCTCCCACCTCAAAGGCTGCGGTCGCCAACGCTGCCCTTGGCTTGTTTGATACTTATGGCGAAATCGGTATTCGTTCTTACACAATTTATCTGAGCAATATGTACGAGTATTTTGCTCAGGACACTTGGCGCGCCACGCCCAATCTGGTGATTGAATACGGTGTCCGGCATAGCATCATGCTTCCTTACTATGCGAAGTGGGGAAACCAGACATTCTTTTCCCCGGCCGTTTACGACCCGGCTACAGCACCCACAGTCAATCCCACAACCGGTTTTGTTTCCGGATCAAATCTGATGGATGGCATTGTGATTCCGGGGAGCGGATTTCCTGACTCGGCCAAGGGCCACGTTCCAGACAACATTTTGAATAACAGCTATTACAAAACACTCTTCCACGGATTTGACCGGGGCTATAACCCCGTCGTCTGGACCAACATCCAGCCGCGCGTTGGTATCACCTATTCTTTGGATCCAAGAACGGTACTCCGTGCAGGCGGCGGCCGCTACTTTGATCGCCTGGGCGTAAGCGATACCGTGCACCTCGGCGGCAATCCACCGTTCCAGCCCTCTGGTACCGTCAGCTTTGGTTCCGTAGACAATCCCGGCGGCATTGGAACCAATAACTATCCCATCAATATGACTTCCTACGCCTATCACTTCCCCTCTCCGGAAGCATGGTCGTGGACCCTCACAGCAGAGCATGAATTTTCTGAAGTCGGTGTCTTCACGCTTGGATACGTAGGACGGCGCGGTCTTCACCTTCAGCACCTGGAAAACATCAACCAGCTGCTGCCCGGGACTCTCATCAGAACTCCAGTCAGCAAGCCGGATGTCCTTCGTACCTATCAGGGGTATTCGGTCATCCAGCAGCAGACCAATGATGGCAAATCCATCTATCACGCTTTGCAGGCGGACCTGCGGCGGCGCGTGACCCACGGCCTCATGTTTGGCATCGCTTATACCTGGTCGAAAAGTATGGATTCCACATCCGACGCGGGGAACAATATTCCCAACTACTACGATCCAATGGAATTCTGGGGACCCAGCGATTATGACACCCGGAACATCGTTGTCATCAATTATGTTTGGAACATCCCGTTTGCCAACAGCTCTTCTAGCTGGGCCATCCGAAATGTGTTTGGAAGGTGGCAGATTTCCGGAACATCGCAGTTCCAAAGCGGATCTCCCTTATCGGTATCCACGGGAGACGATTTTGCTGGCGTCGGTCCGGGCTCTGGCAATCAGCTTTGGGTAAGAACGGGCCCGGTACAGATGCTAAAACAGAGTTCCCCGAATAATTCCAGAAATGCTTATTGGTTCAACAAGCAGATCTTCCAAAAACCCGCGGCGGGCACGTTTGCTCCCCGTGAGACCCGCAACCAGATCTACGGCCCCGGTTTCCAGAGCTGGAATATAGCCATGCAGAAAGCATTCCCTGTAATTCCTTCTCATGAAAATAATCAGCTCATCTTCCGGGCGGAAGCATTTAACTTCACGAACCATCCCAACCTAAGCAATCCAGACACAAATCCGACCAGCAGTACCTTTGGAAAGGTGACGACAAAAGGCAGCACATATGCCTCCGATCGTCAGTTGCAGTTCAGTCTGCGTTATCAGTTCTGA
- a CDS encoding DUF7544 domain-containing protein, giving the protein MKILSPTEAVGPAFRRTREVMASPFHLGFFLKIAVVAALTQPAFYSVMVSYPLQAVQVVAGSMAARHPLRSGFNAAWQPGMSTVTGVVLLAVLLLLGLFFWAAVVYLFCRLRFTLFDLIVYKQGSIRRSWIKYGSQAWRYVGVMLLASLAFFLVAAISTGPFFLKMLRAMRAEALQGSNPNPLPLLAAMLPVLVVLFLLALCWMIVDTVLQDFVLPPMALEDAPIGGAFRRFFLLLQEGPAMFLGYLLVRFVLSIGISWVLLTLVGIVLLVAGAGCGLVSLLLYRTMWHGGVVMQFGFVLIVAVLAVVLIALYLMAMVSIYGTVGVLKESYAVFFYGSRYARLGDLLEPPEKDRTDVQTVFPQDLSGSLPEASPPDVI; this is encoded by the coding sequence ATGAAGATACTTTCTCCTACAGAAGCGGTTGGCCCGGCATTCCGGCGCACCCGCGAAGTAATGGCAAGCCCGTTCCACCTTGGTTTTTTTCTCAAAATTGCCGTTGTCGCGGCTTTAACGCAGCCCGCATTTTATTCCGTTATGGTCTCGTATCCATTGCAGGCTGTGCAGGTTGTCGCTGGCAGTATGGCTGCAAGACACCCGCTCAGGAGCGGTTTTAACGCAGCGTGGCAGCCAGGTATGAGTACGGTTACTGGCGTTGTCCTCCTTGCGGTCCTGCTCCTGCTGGGCCTCTTTTTCTGGGCCGCAGTGGTCTATCTTTTCTGCCGTTTACGCTTTACGCTGTTTGACCTGATTGTTTACAAGCAGGGTAGCATCCGCCGGTCCTGGATCAAATATGGGTCGCAGGCGTGGCGGTATGTTGGGGTGATGCTGCTTGCTTCTCTGGCTTTTTTCCTTGTCGCTGCCATTTCAACCGGCCCGTTTTTTCTGAAAATGCTACGGGCCATGAGGGCCGAGGCGCTGCAGGGTTCCAATCCCAACCCTCTGCCATTGTTGGCCGCGATGCTTCCAGTTTTGGTAGTCCTTTTTTTGCTTGCACTCTGCTGGATGATTGTGGACACCGTCCTGCAGGATTTTGTGCTGCCGCCGATGGCCCTCGAAGACGCCCCGATTGGAGGAGCGTTTCGCAGATTTTTCCTGCTGCTGCAGGAAGGCCCAGCCATGTTTTTGGGATATCTGCTGGTGCGCTTCGTTCTGTCGATTGGCATAAGCTGGGTATTGCTTACTCTGGTAGGCATTGTGCTTCTGGTGGCCGGGGCAGGATGCGGTCTGGTCAGCCTGCTCCTTTATCGCACGATGTGGCATGGTGGGGTGGTGATGCAGTTTGGCTTTGTTCTTATCGTAGCAGTCCTGGCTGTAGTTTTGATTGCACTGTATCTGATGGCGATGGTCTCGATATACGGCACGGTAGGAGTCTTGAAGGAGTCCTATGCGGTGTTCTTCTATGGGTCCCGCTATGCAAGGCTGGGAGACCTGTTGGAACCTCCTGAGAAAGACAGAACGGATGTCCAGACAGTATTTCCTCAGGATCTTTCTGGTTCATTGCCGGAAGCGTCCCCGCCGGACGTAATCTAA
- a CDS encoding STAS domain-containing protein, producing MSMKLSTRQVDGVTILDLSGRITLGEGSVQLRDAIRDLLGKGQKKILLNLADVNYIDSSGIGELVSAYTTVRNQGGELKLLNLTKKVHDLLQITKLYTVFDIKDDEASAIASYSRA from the coding sequence GTGAGCATGAAGTTGAGCACCCGTCAGGTTGACGGTGTAACCATTCTTGATCTCAGTGGCCGTATTACCCTTGGCGAAGGCAGTGTCCAGTTGCGTGACGCCATTCGTGATTTGCTGGGTAAAGGCCAGAAAAAGATCCTGTTGAATCTGGCCGACGTGAACTATATTGACAGTTCGGGGATCGGCGAATTGGTAAGCGCCTACACCACTGTCCGGAATCAGGGGGGTGAGCTGAAGCTCCTGAATCTGACCAAGAAAGTCCACGACTTGCTGCAAATTACCAAGCTGTATACCGTCTTTGATATCAAAGACGATGAGGCAAGCGCCATCGCATCTTATTCTCGCGCATAA